From a region of the Candidatus Methylomirabilis limnetica genome:
- a CDS encoding type II toxin-antitoxin system PemK/MazF family toxin, with protein sequence MRRRWAVLEADLGHPLGHEQGFLRPVLVISNEAFNSASGLLTVLPVTSLKPDRQPHPFEVFLPAGAAGNPLDSILLPHQIRTIAAHRIHRLCGRLTDRQLRREVAEKVLRHLEFLDLLGLDEEP encoded by the coding sequence ATGCGGCGACGATGGGCCGTGCTGGAAGCGGACCTGGGGCACCCCCTCGGTCATGAGCAGGGCTTCCTCCGACCGGTACTTGTGATCAGCAATGAGGCCTTCAACAGTGCCTCTGGTCTTCTGACCGTCCTTCCTGTCACCTCGCTCAAGCCGGATCGCCAGCCGCACCCTTTTGAGGTGTTCCTTCCGGCGGGAGCTGCTGGAAACCCTCTGGATTCGATTCTCCTGCCGCACCAGATCCGAACGATCGCCGCCCATCGCATCCACCGCCTCTGTGGCCGCTTAACGGACCGCCAGCTGCGTCGCGAGGTGGCCGAGAAGGTCCTTCGTCATTTGGAGTTTCTCGATCTCCTGGGACTGGACGAAGAACCCTAA
- a CDS encoding ribbon-helix-helix protein, CopG family — translation MPIIAKRMTFRLHQPTVESIDELVKDGVAPSKAALIERLVEQARRRHQQHQREAEAFRQYQAAFSDPCYRTEQDAIAEDFARADAETAAQIV, via the coding sequence ATGCCTATTATCGCCAAACGAATGACCTTTCGTCTTCACCAGCCAACTGTTGAGAGCATCGATGAACTTGTCAAAGACGGTGTAGCTCCGAGCAAGGCTGCACTCATCGAACGACTCGTGGAGCAGGCTCGCCGGCGCCATCAGCAACATCAGCGTGAAGCCGAGGCCTTCAGACAGTATCAGGCGGCCTTTAGTGATCCTTGCTATCGAACCGAGCAGGATGCGATCGCCGAGGACTTCGCCCGGGCGGATGCCGAGACCGCCGCACAGATCGTGTAA